The proteins below are encoded in one region of Colletotrichum lupini chromosome 5, complete sequence:
- a CDS encoding major facilitator superfamily transporter gives MNPNRLQPQPPPRPDVRRGLLGSLTAASAAAYNFLAHDYEYMPDRYYDEKAFPTRLSRAGTSIRLGAPRGRNILPLRPPPIRKRTWQKDSSTGELRTKSFEDSQYNQYDEGRGGQDRNPFDDSNEMGSQQDDDNNDGNDEPFSVFTKRHKWFILVIIASAGLFSGLSSNIYNPSLDAISKELKVSASQVSLTITSYLIMQAVTPLIWGPMSDTLGRRPTYIASMGVYIGANIALSFSPNYAVLLIFRGLQAAGSASTVSIGNGVIQDISPTAERGAYISFYQAIRNFSTAIGPLLGGALANSLGFRSVFVFLLIATSLILITIMVFLPETLRTIAGNGSLRLNGIIYKPLYRYVTKEPKYMEDPDGPLNRKITIWTFLRPFKLFKEKDLVINLVWGGVIYAIWNMVTTSTTPLFKERFGLNELLLGVAFIPNGIGTIVGSVFAGKLLTRDYKAVETKYKETHNIPYDEELSPKDIAPDFPLEQARLRRLPWIVFLFVASIVGYGFSLAYPNAISRPGWIALPLTMQFLIAASANAIFALNQTIISDLCPGEGASATAINNVVRCGLAALGVAFAEQMLNAVGPGTAFLVLGMAVIAVSPIQVVNQFWGPKWRAQREKRRSKVGVQDHPDRQKA, from the exons ATGAATCCCAATCGGCTACAGCcgcagccgccgccgcgacCGGACGTGAGGAGGGGACTGCTCGGAAGTCTGACTGCTGCATCAGCTGCAGCGTACAACTTTCTCGCTCATGACTACGAGTACATGCCGGACCGATACTATGACGAAAAGGCCTTTCCCACTCGGTTATCTCGGGCCGGCACCAGCATCCGACTAGGAGCCCCGCGCGGCCGTAACATTCTGCCGCTGAGACCGCCGCCCATCCGGAAGAGGACCTGGCAGAAGGATAGCAGCACTGGAGAGCTCCGCACCAAGTCGTTTGAAGACTCTCAGTACAATCAGTATGACGAGGGACGTGGAGGCCAAGACCGGAATCCTTTCGACGATTCCAATGAGATGGGGAGTCAGCAAGACGACGACAACAATGATGGTAATGATGAACCGTTTTCGGTCTTCACCAAGAGGCACAAGTGGTTTATTCTAGTTATTATTGCTTCTGCGGGTCTCTTCTCCGGGTTATCGTCCAACATTTACAACCCTTCCTTGGATGCAATATCCAAG GAGCTGAAGGTTAGCGCATCACAAGTGTCACTCACAATCACGTCTTACTTGATCATGCAAGCCGTTACACCGCTGATATGGGGCCCCATGTCTGACACGCTCGGCCGGCGACCAACTTACATCGCTTCCATGGGCGTTTACATTGGCGCCAATATCGCGTTGAGCTTCTCGCCAAACTACGCGGTATTACTCATTTTCCGGGGCCTCCAAGCTGCAGGAAGTGCCTCAACTGTTAGTATCG GCAACGGCGTTATCCAGGATATCTCTCCGACGGCCGAAAGGGGGGCATACATCAGCTTCTATCAAGCGA TCCGAAATTTCAGCACAGCGATCGGCCCGCTGTTAGGAGGTGCTCTCGCCAATTCCTTGGGCTTTCGATCCGTGTTTGTTTTCTTGCTCATCGCCACGTCGCTGATTCTCATCACTATCATGGTATTCCTACCAGAGACTTTGAGAACTATTGCTGGCAATGGATCCCTCCGTCTGAACGGCATCATCTACAAGCCGCTTTACAGATATGTGACCAAGGAGCCGAAGTATATGGAGGATCCAGATGGACCTTTGAATCGCAAGATTACCATTTGGACCTTTTTGAGGCCGTTCAAGCTCTTCAAAGAGAAGGACTTGGTGATCAACCTCGTCTGGGGTGGTGTGATCTATGCCATCTGGAACATGGTAACGACCAGCACAACTCCACTGTTCAAGGAGCGGTTCGGACTGAACGAACTCCTTCTTGGTGTAGCATTCATACCCAATG GAATTGGGACCATTGTCGGCTCCGTGTTTGCGGGCAAACTTCTGACTCGAGACTACAAAGCCGTTGAGACCAAATACAAGGAAACCCACAACATCCCTTACGACGAGGAACTGTCACCCAAAGATATTGCGCCGGATTTCCCTTTGGAGCAGGCCCGTCTGAGACGCCTCCCGTGGATAGTCTTCCTATTCGTTGCCTCTATCGTCGGCTACGGTTTTTCTTTGGCGTATCCTAATGCAATATCCCGACCGGGATGGATTGCGTTGCCCTTGACAATGCAATTTCTTATTGCCGCATCGGCGAACGCCATCTTTGCGCTGAACCAGACCATCATTTCGGATCTTTGTCCCGGTGAGGGCGCGAGTGCCACAGCCATCAACAATGTGGTCCGCTGCGGGCTGGCAGCTCTCGGCGTGGCATTCGCAGAGCAGATGCTCAACGCCGTTGGCCCTGGCACCGCGTTCCTTGTCCTCGGCATGGCGGTCATAGCTGTGTCTCCCATTCAGGTTGTCAATCAATTCTGGGGGCCCAAGTGGCGGGCTCAGAGAGAGAAGAGGAGGTCAAAGGTTGGTGTACAAGATCATCCAGACCGGCAAAAAgcctaa